The following proteins are encoded in a genomic region of Syngnathus acus chromosome 22, fSynAcu1.2, whole genome shotgun sequence:
- the vps39 gene encoding vam6/Vps39-like protein isoform X2 produces MHDAYEPVPILEKLPLQIDCMAAWEDWLLVGTKPGHLLLYRIKKDPATNLFEVTLEKSNKNFSKKIQQLYVVSQYKILVSLLENNIHVHDLLTFQQITVVSKAKGATLFVCDLQQSSSGEETLRMCVAVKKKLQMYYWKDREFHELQGDFGAPDIPKSMAWCENSICVGFKRDYYLIRMDGRGTLKELFPTGKQLEPLVTPLADGKVAVGQDHLTVVLNEEGICTQKCALNWTDIPIAMEHQPPYIIAVLPRHVEIRTLEPRLLVQSVELQRPRFITSAGPNVVYVASNHFVWRLVPVSIATQIRQLLEDKQFELALQLAMKDDADGDKKQQIHHIQNLYAFNLYCQKRFDDSMQVFAKLGTDPTHVIGLYPDLLPSDYRRQLHYPNPLPTMSGAELEKAHLALIDYLTQKRSHLVKQLNDSDPSTTSPLMEGTPTIKSRKKLLQIIDTTLLKCYLHTNVALVSPLLRLENNHCHIEESEYVLKKAHKYSELIILYEKKGLHQKALQVLLDQSTKANSPLKGHERTVQYLQRLGVENLSMIFEFSPWVLKICPEDGLKIFTEDLTEVETLPRDKVLNFLKEGFKELAIPYLEHIIYVWDDKGPEFHNTLIQLYLERVQGLMKQYLNSLPEGVAAVAAGTEKGDLGEFRNKLLSFLDISSSYEPARLISDFPFDGLLEERALLLGRMGKHEQALFIYVHILKDTRMAEEYCHSHYSSSVEADKDVYLSLLRMYLSPPDAHCLGPIKMELSEPQANLQAALEVLELHHSKLNTTKAIDLLPANTQIYEIRAFLESVLEEKAQRKRSNQVLKSLLQAEFLRVQEERIFHQQVKCVITEEKTCRVCKKKIGNSAFARYPNGVVVHYFCCKDRNACPTE; encoded by the exons ATGCACGACGCCTACGAGCCGGTGCCGATTTTGGAGAAACTTCCTCTCCAGATCGACTGTATGGCGGCCTGGG AGGACTGGCTGCTCGTCGGTACCAAGCCTGGGCATCTCCTTTTGTACCGGATCAAAAAGGATCCAG CCACCAATCTCTTCGAAGTCACCCTTGAGAAATCCAACAAAAACTTTTCCAAGAAGATCCAGCAG CTCTACGTCGTCTCGCAGTACAAAATACTTGTCAGTCTTCTGG AGAATAACATCCACGTCCACGACCTGCTGACATTCCAGCAGATCACCGTGGTTTCCAAAGCCAAGGGAGCCACGCTCTTTGTCTGCGACCTGCAG CAAAGCAGCTCGGGAGAGGAGACGCTGAGAATGTGTGTCGCCGTAAAGAAGAAGCTGCAGATGTACTACTGGAAGGATCGAGAGTTCCACGAGCTGCAG GGCGACTTTGGTGCTCCAGATATTCCAAAATCCATGGCCTGGTGTGAAAACTCCATCTGCGTCGGCTTCAAAAGAGACTATTACCTCATCCGG ATGGACGGGCGTGGTACCCTTAAGGAGCTCTTCCCGACCGGCAAACAGCTGGAGCCGCTCGTCACCCCGCTGGCCGACGGCAAAGTCGCCGTCGGGCAGGACCACCTCACCGTGGTGCTGAACGAGGAGGGAATCTGCACCCAGAAGTGCGCCCTGAATTGGACCGATATCCCCATCGCGATGG AGCACCAGCCTCCGTACATCATCGCCGTGCTGCCCCGCCACGTGGAGATCCGGACCTTGGAGCCTCGGCTGCTGGTGCAGAGTGTGGAGCTGCAGAGGCCTCGTTTCATCACGTCTGCCGG ACCAAACGTGGTGTACGTGGCCAGCAACCATTTTGTGTGGCGCCTGGTGCCCGTCTCCATCGCCACGCAGATCCGACAGCTGCTCGAGGACAAGCAGTTTGAACTGGCTCTTCAGCTGGCA ATGAAAGACGACGCAGACGGGGACAAGAAACAGCAGATCCATCACATTCAGAACTTGTACGCCTTCAATCTCTACTGCCAGAAGCGATTCGACGACTCCATGCAGGTTTTCGCCAAACTGGGCACAG ATCCCACTCACGTGATCGGCCTGTACCCGGACCTGCTGCCGTCCGACTACCGCAGGCAGCTGCACTACCCCAACCCTCTGCCGACGATGTCCGGGGCCGAGCTGGAAAAGGCTCACTTGGCGCTCATCGATTACCTCACCCAG aAACGCAGCCACCTGGTGAAACAGCTCAACGACTCGGACCCGTCCACCACGTCGCCCCTGATGGAGGGCACGCCCACCATCAAGAGCCGCAAGAAGCTGCTGCAGATCATCGACACCACCCTGCTGAAGTGCTACCTGCAC ACCAACGTGGCCTTGGTTTCTCCCCTTCTACGCTTGGAGAACAACCACTGCCACATCGAGGAGAGCGAGTACGTCCTCAAGAAAGCGCACAAGTACAGCGAGCTCATTATTCTCTACGAGAAGAAAGGCCTGCACCAGAAAG CTCTGCAGGTTCTGCTGGACCAGTCCACCAAGGCCAACTCCCCTCTGAAGGGACACGAGCGCACCGTGCAGTACCTGCAGAGGCTGG GAGTTGAGAACCTCAGCATGATCTTTGAGTTTTCCCCCTGGGTGCTGAAGATCTGTCCCGAAGATGGGCTGAAG ATCTTCACGGAGGACCTGACAGAGGTGGAGACGTTGCCGCGGGACAAGGTGCTCAACTTCCTGAAGGAGGGCTTCAAGGAGCTGGCCATCCCGTACTTGGAGCACATCATCTACGTGTGGGACGACAAGGGCCCCGAGTTTCACAATACCCTCATTCAGCTCTACCTGGAAAGGGTTCAAGGACTGATGAAGCAATACCTCAACTCACTGCCGGAAG GAGTTGCAGCCGTGGCGGCCGGGACGGAAAAAGGCGATCTAGGAGAATTCCGGAACAAGTTGCTTTCCTTTCTGGATATTTCCAGCAGTTACGAGCCGGCGCGACTCATCAGCGACTTCCCCTTCGACG GTCTTCTGGAGGAACGGGCCCTGCTCCTGGGTCGTATGGGAAAGCACGAGCAGGCGCTCTTCATCTACGTGCACATCCTGAAGGACACGCGCATGGCCGAGGA ATACTGTCACAGCCATTACAGCAGCTCCGTGGAAGCCGACAAAGAC GTGTACCTGTCCCTGCTGAGGATGTACCTGTCCCCACCGGACGCACACTGCCTGGGGCCCATCAAGATGGAGCTGTCGGAACCGCAGGCCAACCTCCAGGCCGCCCTGGAGGTCCTGGAGCTGCACCACAGCAAGCTCAACACCACCAAG GCCATCGACCTACTGCCGGCCAACACGCAGATCTACGAGATCCGAGCCTTCCTGGAGAGTGTCCTTGAGGAGAAGGCTCAGAGGAAACGTAGCAACCAGGTGCTCAAGAGTCTACTGCAGGCGGAGTTTCTCAGG GTGCAAGAGGAGCGCATCTTCCACCAGCAGGTCAAATGCGTCATCACCGAGGAGAAGACGTGCAGAGTGTGCAAGAAGAAGATTGGAAACAG TGCGTTTGCCAGATATCCCAATGGCGTGGTGGTGCACTATTTCTGCTGCAAAGACCGCAACGCGTGTCCCACCGAGTGA
- the galnt16 gene encoding polypeptide N-acetylgalactosaminyltransferase 16 isoform X1, whose translation MRRIRANAIAILTVAWILGTFYYLWQDSKPAAAAASAPSSAGNHHPGGGRLEIHRDDRTIPLIVSQPPHGDLLLGGLDENKYLDAKQPKPGDDPYREHAFNLIESHRLGAQRPLRDTRHYRCAALNYDVDLPSTSVIITFHNEARSTLLRTVKSVLMRSPPQLIHEIILIDDFSADADDCQLLAQIPKVHCLRNGRREGLIRSRVRGANAASAPILTFLDSHCEVNTDWLQPMIQRVKEDHTRVVSPIIDVISLDNFAYLAASADLRGGFDWSLHFKWEQIPLEQKMARSDPTQPIRTPVIAGGIFAMDKSWFNHLGQYDTHMDIWGGENFELSFRVWMCGGSLEILPCSRVGHVFRKRHPYDFPEGNALTYIKNTRRAAEVWMDEYKQYYYSARPSAQGKAFGSITDRVTLRRKLNCKPFRWYMENVYPELRVPEQEAVSSILRQGTLCLETRGTDGLGLSECKVVRGSRPQAQRWELIEPLIRQRDLCLAITLFTAGSKVTMEPCNAKEPRQKWKPKGSALQHTVSGLCLDSQSPPGPPVIAQCRPLVASQAWEPQIIN comes from the exons ATGCGCAGGATTCGGGCCAACGCCATCGCGATCCTAACCGTCGCCTGGATCCTGGGTACCTTCTACTACCTGTGGCAGGACAGCaagccggcggcggcggcggcgtctgCACCCTCGTCAgcggggaaccaccacccggGAGGTGGGCGGCTGGAGATCCACCGGGACGACAGGACCATCCCGCTTATA GTGAGCCAGCCCCCGCATGGCGACCTTCTGCTGGGCGGCCTGGATGAGAACAAATACCTGGACGCAAAGCAGCCGAAACCCGGAGACGACCCGTACAGGGAGCACGCCTTCAACCTCATCGAGAGCCACCGCCTGGGAGCGCAGCGGCCGCTCAGGGACACCAGACACTACAG GTGCGCGGCGCTAAACTATGACGTCGACCTCCCGTCCACTAGCGTCATCATCACCTTCCATAATGAGGCCCGCTCCACACTGTTGCGCACCGTCAAAAG CGTCCTGATGCGGAGTCCTCCTCAGCTCATTCACGAAATCATCCTGATTGATGACTTCAGCGCCGACG CCGACGACTGCCAGCTGCTCGCTCAGATCCCCAAAGTCCACTGCTTGAGAAACGGCAGGAGAGAGG GACTTATCCGGTCCCGAGTTCGAGGAGCCAACGCGGCCTCGGCCCCCATCTTGACTTTCTTGGACAGCCACTGTGAGGTCAACACTGATTGGCTGCAACCCATGATCCAGCGTGTCAAggag GACCATACGCGAGTGGTCAGCCCCATCATCGATGTCATCAGCCTGGATAACTTTGCTTACTTGGCAGCATCGGCCGATTTGAGAGGAG GATTCGACTGGAGTCTCCATTTTAAATGGGAGCAGATTCCACTTGAGCAGAAAATGGCCAGGAGTGACCCCACGCAGCCAATCAG gaCCCCGGTGATTGCGGGTGGCATCTTTGCCATGGACAAGAGTTGGTTCAACCATCTTGGACAGTACGACACCCACATGGACATTTGGGGTGGGGAGAACTTTG AGCTGTCGTTCCGCGTCTGGATGTGCGGCGGCAGCCTGGAGATCTTGCCGTGCAGTCGCGTGGGTCACGTGTTCCGGAAGCGACACCCGTACGACTTCCCAGAAGGCAACGCTCTCACCTACATCAA GAACACACGGCGAGCCGCCGAGGTGTGGATGGACGAGTACAAGCAGTACTATTACTCGGCTAGGCCCTCGGCGCAGGGGAAAGCTTTTGGCAg CATAACTGACCGTGTGACGCTGCGGCGGAAGCTCAACTGCAAACCTTTCCGCTGGTACATGGAGAATGTCTACCCTGAGCTAAG GGTTCCCGAGCAGGAGGCCGTTTCCAGCATTCTCAGACAGGGAACCCTGTGCCTGGAGACCCGCGGGACGGACGGACTCGGCCTGTCGGAGTGCAAGGTGGTCAGAGGCAGCAGACCGCAGGCGCAG aggTGGGAGTTAATTGAGCCGCTGATCCGCCAGCGCGACCTTTGCTTGGCCATCACACTCTTCACTgcggggtcaaaggtcaccatGGAGCCCTGCAATGCCAAAGAGCCTCGACAG AAATGGAAACCCAAAGGCTCGGCCCTGCAGCACACAGTCAGTGGGCTGTGTCTGGATAGTCAGAGCCCACCCGGGCCGCCTGTCATCGCTCAGTgtcgccccctggtggccagcCAGGCCTGGGAGCCTCAGATCATCAACTGA
- the galnt16 gene encoding polypeptide N-acetylgalactosaminyltransferase 16 isoform X2, with protein MRRIRANAIAILTVAWILGTFYYLWQDSKPAAAAASAPSSAGNHHPGGGRLEIHRDDRTIPLIVSQPPHGDLLLGGLDENKYLDAKQPKPGDDPYREHAFNLIESHRLGAQRPLRDTRHYRCAALNYDVDLPSTSVIITFHNEARSTLLRTVKSVLMRSPPQLIHEIILIDDFSADADDCQLLAQIPKVHCLRNGRREGLIRSRVRGANAASAPILTFLDSHCEVNTDWLQPMIQRVKEDHTRVVSPIIDVISLDNFAYLAASADLRGGFDWSLHFKWEQIPLEQKMARSDPTQPIRTPVIAGGIFAMDKSWFNHLGQYDTHMDIWGGENFELSFRVWMCGGSLEILPCSRVGHVFRKRHPYDFPEGNALTYIKNTRRAAEVWMDEYKQYYYSARPSAQGKAFGSITDRVTLRRKLNCKPFRWYMENVYPELRVPEQEAVSSILRQGTLCLETRGTDGLGLSECKVVRGSRPQAQRWELIEPLIRQRDLCLAITLFTAGSKVTMEPCNAKEPRQKIHRRQDMISKTLNATLWVSSHPVNHLNGSNVSVE; from the exons ATGCGCAGGATTCGGGCCAACGCCATCGCGATCCTAACCGTCGCCTGGATCCTGGGTACCTTCTACTACCTGTGGCAGGACAGCaagccggcggcggcggcggcgtctgCACCCTCGTCAgcggggaaccaccacccggGAGGTGGGCGGCTGGAGATCCACCGGGACGACAGGACCATCCCGCTTATA GTGAGCCAGCCCCCGCATGGCGACCTTCTGCTGGGCGGCCTGGATGAGAACAAATACCTGGACGCAAAGCAGCCGAAACCCGGAGACGACCCGTACAGGGAGCACGCCTTCAACCTCATCGAGAGCCACCGCCTGGGAGCGCAGCGGCCGCTCAGGGACACCAGACACTACAG GTGCGCGGCGCTAAACTATGACGTCGACCTCCCGTCCACTAGCGTCATCATCACCTTCCATAATGAGGCCCGCTCCACACTGTTGCGCACCGTCAAAAG CGTCCTGATGCGGAGTCCTCCTCAGCTCATTCACGAAATCATCCTGATTGATGACTTCAGCGCCGACG CCGACGACTGCCAGCTGCTCGCTCAGATCCCCAAAGTCCACTGCTTGAGAAACGGCAGGAGAGAGG GACTTATCCGGTCCCGAGTTCGAGGAGCCAACGCGGCCTCGGCCCCCATCTTGACTTTCTTGGACAGCCACTGTGAGGTCAACACTGATTGGCTGCAACCCATGATCCAGCGTGTCAAggag GACCATACGCGAGTGGTCAGCCCCATCATCGATGTCATCAGCCTGGATAACTTTGCTTACTTGGCAGCATCGGCCGATTTGAGAGGAG GATTCGACTGGAGTCTCCATTTTAAATGGGAGCAGATTCCACTTGAGCAGAAAATGGCCAGGAGTGACCCCACGCAGCCAATCAG gaCCCCGGTGATTGCGGGTGGCATCTTTGCCATGGACAAGAGTTGGTTCAACCATCTTGGACAGTACGACACCCACATGGACATTTGGGGTGGGGAGAACTTTG AGCTGTCGTTCCGCGTCTGGATGTGCGGCGGCAGCCTGGAGATCTTGCCGTGCAGTCGCGTGGGTCACGTGTTCCGGAAGCGACACCCGTACGACTTCCCAGAAGGCAACGCTCTCACCTACATCAA GAACACACGGCGAGCCGCCGAGGTGTGGATGGACGAGTACAAGCAGTACTATTACTCGGCTAGGCCCTCGGCGCAGGGGAAAGCTTTTGGCAg CATAACTGACCGTGTGACGCTGCGGCGGAAGCTCAACTGCAAACCTTTCCGCTGGTACATGGAGAATGTCTACCCTGAGCTAAG GGTTCCCGAGCAGGAGGCCGTTTCCAGCATTCTCAGACAGGGAACCCTGTGCCTGGAGACCCGCGGGACGGACGGACTCGGCCTGTCGGAGTGCAAGGTGGTCAGAGGCAGCAGACCGCAGGCGCAG aggTGGGAGTTAATTGAGCCGCTGATCCGCCAGCGCGACCTTTGCTTGGCCATCACACTCTTCACTgcggggtcaaaggtcaccatGGAGCCCTGCAATGCCAAAGAGCCTCGACAG AAAATACACAGAAGACAAGATATGATTTCAAAGACTTTGAATGCAACGCTTTGGGTTTCCTCTCATCCTGTCAATCATCTGAATGGATCTAACGTCAGTGTGGAATGA
- the vps39 gene encoding vam6/Vps39-like protein isoform X1, protein MHDAYEPVPILEKLPLQIDCMAAWEDWLLVGTKPGHLLLYRIKKDPATNLFEVTLEKSNKNFSKKIQQLYVVSQYKILVSLLENNIHVHDLLTFQQITVVSKAKGATLFVCDLQQSSSGEETLRMCVAVKKKLQMYYWKDREFHELQGDFGAPDIPKSMAWCENSICVGFKRDYYLIRMDGRGTLKELFPTGKQLEPLVTPLADGKVAVGQDHLTVVLNEEGICTQKCALNWTDIPIAMEHQPPYIIAVLPRHVEIRTLEPRLLVQSVELQRPRFITSAGPNVVYVASNHFVWRLVPVSIATQIRQLLEDKQFELALQLAKMKDDADGDKKQQIHHIQNLYAFNLYCQKRFDDSMQVFAKLGTDPTHVIGLYPDLLPSDYRRQLHYPNPLPTMSGAELEKAHLALIDYLTQKRSHLVKQLNDSDPSTTSPLMEGTPTIKSRKKLLQIIDTTLLKCYLHTNVALVSPLLRLENNHCHIEESEYVLKKAHKYSELIILYEKKGLHQKALQVLLDQSTKANSPLKGHERTVQYLQRLGVENLSMIFEFSPWVLKICPEDGLKIFTEDLTEVETLPRDKVLNFLKEGFKELAIPYLEHIIYVWDDKGPEFHNTLIQLYLERVQGLMKQYLNSLPEGVAAVAAGTEKGDLGEFRNKLLSFLDISSSYEPARLISDFPFDGLLEERALLLGRMGKHEQALFIYVHILKDTRMAEEYCHSHYSSSVEADKDVYLSLLRMYLSPPDAHCLGPIKMELSEPQANLQAALEVLELHHSKLNTTKAIDLLPANTQIYEIRAFLESVLEEKAQRKRSNQVLKSLLQAEFLRVQEERIFHQQVKCVITEEKTCRVCKKKIGNSAFARYPNGVVVHYFCCKDRNACPTE, encoded by the exons ATGCACGACGCCTACGAGCCGGTGCCGATTTTGGAGAAACTTCCTCTCCAGATCGACTGTATGGCGGCCTGGG AGGACTGGCTGCTCGTCGGTACCAAGCCTGGGCATCTCCTTTTGTACCGGATCAAAAAGGATCCAG CCACCAATCTCTTCGAAGTCACCCTTGAGAAATCCAACAAAAACTTTTCCAAGAAGATCCAGCAG CTCTACGTCGTCTCGCAGTACAAAATACTTGTCAGTCTTCTGG AGAATAACATCCACGTCCACGACCTGCTGACATTCCAGCAGATCACCGTGGTTTCCAAAGCCAAGGGAGCCACGCTCTTTGTCTGCGACCTGCAG CAAAGCAGCTCGGGAGAGGAGACGCTGAGAATGTGTGTCGCCGTAAAGAAGAAGCTGCAGATGTACTACTGGAAGGATCGAGAGTTCCACGAGCTGCAG GGCGACTTTGGTGCTCCAGATATTCCAAAATCCATGGCCTGGTGTGAAAACTCCATCTGCGTCGGCTTCAAAAGAGACTATTACCTCATCCGG ATGGACGGGCGTGGTACCCTTAAGGAGCTCTTCCCGACCGGCAAACAGCTGGAGCCGCTCGTCACCCCGCTGGCCGACGGCAAAGTCGCCGTCGGGCAGGACCACCTCACCGTGGTGCTGAACGAGGAGGGAATCTGCACCCAGAAGTGCGCCCTGAATTGGACCGATATCCCCATCGCGATGG AGCACCAGCCTCCGTACATCATCGCCGTGCTGCCCCGCCACGTGGAGATCCGGACCTTGGAGCCTCGGCTGCTGGTGCAGAGTGTGGAGCTGCAGAGGCCTCGTTTCATCACGTCTGCCGG ACCAAACGTGGTGTACGTGGCCAGCAACCATTTTGTGTGGCGCCTGGTGCCCGTCTCCATCGCCACGCAGATCCGACAGCTGCTCGAGGACAAGCAGTTTGAACTGGCTCTTCAGCTGGCA AAGATGAAAGACGACGCAGACGGGGACAAGAAACAGCAGATCCATCACATTCAGAACTTGTACGCCTTCAATCTCTACTGCCAGAAGCGATTCGACGACTCCATGCAGGTTTTCGCCAAACTGGGCACAG ATCCCACTCACGTGATCGGCCTGTACCCGGACCTGCTGCCGTCCGACTACCGCAGGCAGCTGCACTACCCCAACCCTCTGCCGACGATGTCCGGGGCCGAGCTGGAAAAGGCTCACTTGGCGCTCATCGATTACCTCACCCAG aAACGCAGCCACCTGGTGAAACAGCTCAACGACTCGGACCCGTCCACCACGTCGCCCCTGATGGAGGGCACGCCCACCATCAAGAGCCGCAAGAAGCTGCTGCAGATCATCGACACCACCCTGCTGAAGTGCTACCTGCAC ACCAACGTGGCCTTGGTTTCTCCCCTTCTACGCTTGGAGAACAACCACTGCCACATCGAGGAGAGCGAGTACGTCCTCAAGAAAGCGCACAAGTACAGCGAGCTCATTATTCTCTACGAGAAGAAAGGCCTGCACCAGAAAG CTCTGCAGGTTCTGCTGGACCAGTCCACCAAGGCCAACTCCCCTCTGAAGGGACACGAGCGCACCGTGCAGTACCTGCAGAGGCTGG GAGTTGAGAACCTCAGCATGATCTTTGAGTTTTCCCCCTGGGTGCTGAAGATCTGTCCCGAAGATGGGCTGAAG ATCTTCACGGAGGACCTGACAGAGGTGGAGACGTTGCCGCGGGACAAGGTGCTCAACTTCCTGAAGGAGGGCTTCAAGGAGCTGGCCATCCCGTACTTGGAGCACATCATCTACGTGTGGGACGACAAGGGCCCCGAGTTTCACAATACCCTCATTCAGCTCTACCTGGAAAGGGTTCAAGGACTGATGAAGCAATACCTCAACTCACTGCCGGAAG GAGTTGCAGCCGTGGCGGCCGGGACGGAAAAAGGCGATCTAGGAGAATTCCGGAACAAGTTGCTTTCCTTTCTGGATATTTCCAGCAGTTACGAGCCGGCGCGACTCATCAGCGACTTCCCCTTCGACG GTCTTCTGGAGGAACGGGCCCTGCTCCTGGGTCGTATGGGAAAGCACGAGCAGGCGCTCTTCATCTACGTGCACATCCTGAAGGACACGCGCATGGCCGAGGA ATACTGTCACAGCCATTACAGCAGCTCCGTGGAAGCCGACAAAGAC GTGTACCTGTCCCTGCTGAGGATGTACCTGTCCCCACCGGACGCACACTGCCTGGGGCCCATCAAGATGGAGCTGTCGGAACCGCAGGCCAACCTCCAGGCCGCCCTGGAGGTCCTGGAGCTGCACCACAGCAAGCTCAACACCACCAAG GCCATCGACCTACTGCCGGCCAACACGCAGATCTACGAGATCCGAGCCTTCCTGGAGAGTGTCCTTGAGGAGAAGGCTCAGAGGAAACGTAGCAACCAGGTGCTCAAGAGTCTACTGCAGGCGGAGTTTCTCAGG GTGCAAGAGGAGCGCATCTTCCACCAGCAGGTCAAATGCGTCATCACCGAGGAGAAGACGTGCAGAGTGTGCAAGAAGAAGATTGGAAACAG TGCGTTTGCCAGATATCCCAATGGCGTGGTGGTGCACTATTTCTGCTGCAAAGACCGCAACGCGTGTCCCACCGAGTGA
- the LOC119116093 gene encoding transmembrane protein 87A-like, which produces MQHLAHLGRSYITLTSHQAGSVTGGGGGCSIQNLETTKMPNNATRLLRFFLFLAAALPAARTAEVSVWNVDVNSTQHAVFRKTLYANTTIFMKFQGDVSTCDRNVAFNISWYLRSSVCYNEIFNTPDNKAINMFAMEHMLKEGWSGFYSQGYVYFENCSALFLPKVYYGDFNPYQPLTSLKSDASNQSLVWPDKPDLGAVAKAWEDSPYLFIVKVQPLFRGAEDDDSVAEQPNFAFTMKVEMKGTHDYSSPADWPQMMFFMIMCIVYVFFAALWLFWCACYWRDLLRVQFWIGGVIILGMLEKAVFYSEYQNIRYRGDYVEGAVIFAELLSALKRSLARILVLIVSLGYGIVKPRLGTTVHRLAAVGLLYLLFSSVEGVLRVTGGFYGTVALVANLSLSLIDSCVMWWIFISLSQTTRLLKLRRNVVKLSLYQHFTNTLIFSMLASIVFIIWTTKVFKLVDCQKSWRDLWVDDAFWRLLFSTILLVIMVLLRPSANNQRFSHSPLIDDDDEDEDEAKEPMLNEAFEGMKMRGSKPESNGTQKLLSKEDEDLKWVEENIPTTVADVALPAMLDEEEEILKTKMERSKME; this is translated from the exons ATGCAACATTTGGCACATT TGGGAAGATCTTACATTACACTAACAAGTCATCAAGCCGGATCCGTGACGGGGGGAGGCGGCGGATGCTCCATCCAGAACCTCGAAACCACCAAGATGCCAAATAACGCAACGCGATTGTTACGCTTCTTCTTGTTCCTCGCGGCAGCTTTACCTGCCGCCAGAACGGCGGAGGTGTCCGTGTGGAACGTGGACGTCAACTCG aCACAACATGCCGTCTTTCGGAAGACGCTGTACGCCAACACCACTATCTTCATGAAGT TCCAGGGTGACGTCAGCACGTGCGATCGAAATGTGGCCTTCAACATCAGCTGGTACTTGCGTTCCTCCGTGTGCTACAATGAGATCTTCAACACGCCC GACAACAAGGCCATCAACATGTTCGCCATGGAGCACATGCTCAAGGAGGGCTGGAGCGGCTTCTACAGTCAGGGCTACGTCTACTTTGAGAACTGCTCGGCTCTCTTTTTGCCAAAG GTGTACTATGGCGATTTCAATCCATATCAACCGCTGACCAGCCTAAAG AGCGACGCTTCAAACCAGAGCCTTGTTTGGCCTGACAAGCCG GACTTGGGTGCCGTCGCCAAGGCGTGGGAGGACAGCCCGTACTTGTTCATCGTCAAAGTGCAGCCGCTGTTCCGCGGCGCGGAAGATGACGACTCTGTGGCCGAGCAGCCCAACTTTGCCTTCACCA TGAAAGTGGAGATGAAAGGAACACATGACTACTCCTCCCCTGCTGACTGGCCTCAGATGATG TTCTTCATGATCATGTGCATCGTCTACGTGTTCTTCGCCGCACTCTGGCTCTTCTGGTGCGCTTGCTACTGGCGGGACTTACTCAGGGTCCAGTTCTGGATCGGTGGTGTCATCATCCTGGGCATGCTGGAGAAGGCCGTCTTCTACTCCGAGTATCAGAACATCCGCTACAGAGGAGACTATg TTGAGGGTGCCGTGATTTTTGCCGAGCTGCTCTCTGCGCTGAAGCGATCTCTGGCCCGCATCCTGGTGCTCATCGTCAGCCTGGGTTACGGTATCGTCAA GCCCAGGTTGGGCACCACAGTGCACCGTCTGGCTGCGGTTGGCTTGCTCTACTTGCTCTTCTCATCGGTGGAAGGCGTGCTCAGGGTGACGGGC GGTTTTTATGGAACGGTGGCTCTGGTTGCCAACCTCAGTCTCTCCCTCATTGACTCCTGTGTCATGTGGTGG ATCTTCATCAGCCTGTCGCAAACCACTCGTCTGCTGAAGTTGCGTCGGAATGTTGTCAAGCTTTCCTTGTATCAGCACTTTACCAACACGCTCATCTTCTCAATGCTGG CCTCCATCGTTTTCATCATCTGGACCACCAAAGTCTTCAAGCTGGTGGACTGCCAGAAG AGCTGGAGGGATTTATGGGTGGACGACGCCTTTTGGCGGCTGCTCTTCTCCACGATCCTGCTGGTCATCATGGTGCTGCTGCGCCCCTCCGCCAACAACCAGAG GTTCTCCCACTCGCCTCTGAtcgatgatgacgatgaagaCGAGGATGAGGCCAAAGAACCCATGTTGAACGAAGCTTTTG AGGGGATGAAGATGAGAGGATCCAAACCGGAGTCCAACGGCACTCAGAAGCTCTTGAGTAAAGAG GATGAAGACCTGAAATGGGTCGAGGAGAACATTCCGACAACTGTTGCTGATGT AGCTCTCCCCGCAATGCTAGATGAGGAAGAG GAAATCCTGAAAACTAAAATGGAGCGATCCAAAATGGAGTGA